GGCGTTCTTGATCTTCCTCTTGCCTTCTTCTTCGATGTGGAAGCGGAGGTTTTCGAGGAGGATGATTTCACCCGGCTTGATAGCGGCGCAGGCGGCTTCGACTTCCGGACCGACGCAGTCAGAGAGGAACTTCACCGGCTTCTTGATGAGTTCTTCGAGCTTCTTGGCGACCGGAGCGAGCGTGTACTTCATGTTCTTTTCGCCATTCGGACGGCCCAGGTGAGAGGCGAGCACGACGGCTGCACCCTTGTCGAGGGCGTACTGGATGGTCGGGAGAGCGGCTTCGATACGCTTGGTGTTGGTGATTTCACCAGTCACCTTGTCCTGCGGAACGTTGAAGTCGACACGGATGAACACGCGCTTGCCGGCGAGTTCGAGATCTTCGATAGAAAGCTTTGCCATTATAGCACCTTCTTTTTTAGGGTTAAAATTTTACGCGGGANNNNNNNNNNNNNNNNNNNNNNNNNNNNNNNNNNNNACACGGATGAACACGCGCTTGCCGGCGAGTTCGAGATCTTCGATAGAAAGCTTTGCCATTATAGCACCTTCTTTTTTAGGGTTAAAATTTTACGCGGGAAAATATAGTAAAAGGCGAGAGCTGCGACAAAAGTGTGCAAGGTGAGAATGCGCAAAAAAATGTTTTTTGCATTTGCGAGCCGAAGCCACTGACGTCGAAGGCGTCAAAAACATATTTGTTTTTTGGCATAGCCGAGCCGTACTAGATGCGCTCGAAGGAGCGCCATATAGTAAAAGGCGAGTGCTGCGACAAAATTTTTGTCATAGTCGAGCCGCAATAGATGCGTTCCGAAGAAACGCTAAAAATAGCAGGCAGTTCGGTACAGGCCGAGGTCAGATGGTCTGAAGCAAAACTTTAAGCCGAAAAATGGAGTCCAAACGTTTTTGTAAATTCAATTTTACAAACAAAACGTGTGGGGCAATAAAAATCTTACTTTTTCATCATGTTGATAATTTATTCGCCCCATTAGCTATTCTATTCTCGAAAAAAAAATATATAATTCATTACTGACGTTTTTTTTTATATATTTTTCCAAAAAAATTGGATTACTCGGAGTAGAAAACGATGAAGCGTTCTTTTTTATTGGCCCTTTGCCTTTCCGCAGCAGCAGCTTTCGCTGGAGTTTATGATATTGCTGATTTTACGGCTAAAGATGCCGTCATGTCTGACAACCAAGTTTTTGCCGCCAATGGTGGTATGCCGCTGAGCACAGCTAGTGTTGAAGAAGCCTCGGCTGTTCCTGCAGGAAACATTGTTCTGCGTCAGAAGTTTGCTCAAGAATCCGGCTTAAACGCCTACCAGCTTTACATTGGTAGCATTGGAGATGTTTCTTCCATGACCGCTTTGAGCGTCCCGGCAGGAATATCCTACGGTGATGTCGTCAAAGCCAAGCTTTATTCACGCCGCGGCATGAAGCCGGGTGATGATGCCGAAAAGGTCTACTTCGATGG
This genomic interval from Fibrobacter succinogenes contains the following:
- the pgk gene encoding phosphoglycerate kinase; the encoded protein is MAKLSIEDLELAGKRVFIRVDFNVPQDKVTGEITNTKRIEAALPTIQYALDKGAAVVLASHLGRPNGEKNMKYTLAPVAKKLEELIKKPVKFLSDCVGPEVEAACAAIKPGEIILLENLRFHIEEEGKRKIKNA